Proteins encoded within one genomic window of Suricata suricatta isolate VVHF042 chromosome 17, meerkat_22Aug2017_6uvM2_HiC, whole genome shotgun sequence:
- the SLFN14 gene encoding protein SLFN14: MAGLQTDMEMLYPETVVHVGRVTFGEESRKKMANSYLKRLENAKIIQATCALLNSGGGVIKAEIDDKTYSYRCHGLGQDLETSFQKLLPSGSQKYLDYVQQGHSLLIFVKSWTPDVSSLPLRICSLRSNLYQRAVTSTVNLSASSALELLREKQSRAQRGRSRVKEWSSQKVPDGYIQEEEDMRMFASELFQKDSLLYKEKLSFTESTHVEFKRFTTKKIVPRIKEMLPHYVSAFANTLGGYLIIGVDDKTKEVFGCKRERVNPDLLKKEIENCVEKLPTFHFCCEKPKVHFTTKILNVYQNDALYGYVCVVHVEPFCCVVFTESPDSWIMRDDFVTRLTAERWVAMMLDIQAAPSSLATDYSFHLSSLAPSALGSPSFPMKVLEFKRPLQQRLFSVTQGEIQFKPESLCKKLFSDHKGLKELMKTQIYPCSQGIVIFSRSWASDVGLRKEWAVLCDALLIAVNSPLVLYTILIQPGWIGWLEYARNTAHRLKQKLGTIGGYTGKVCVIPKLMHLSSTQCSPEEIPVHYPQSYRLAAKDEMEDLLQALIVVSLCSRSLLSDQLGCEFFNLLIEEQCGLLSESLQETRELFIHCFPGTRKTALAIKIVEKIKDLFHCKPKEILYVCESDSLKDYVTQQTTCLVVTRKTFLQGEFLKVKHIVMDETENFCSKYGDWYLKARSITHPKVRGAGSENLHHGILWIFLDPFQVHHADINGLPPPSAQFPRKTISNGIHCALEIAMVMKEEMKRIRANLPSGVSPDTLSLFRETAYEEAVCAQGLPGVYDSEMGLTMEQIVKHVAERCHNLFQCGYLPKDIAILCSKGEDRGRYEPALLKAMELLESHGATKVVFSQASGVWGSHIILDSIQQFSGLERKIVFGLSPECALSEEAHKLRFASRAIKHLYLLYEKRAAF; the protein is encoded by the exons ATGGCGGGCCTCCAGACCGACATGGAAATGCTCTATCCCGAGACAGTTGTACACGTGGGCAGGGTGACTTTTGGAGAAGAGAGCAGGAAGAAGATGGCCAATAGCTATCTGAAAAGATTGGAGAATGCAAAAATCATCCAAGCTACCTGTGCCCTGTTAAATTCTGGAGGGGGTGTGATCAAAGCAGAGATTGATGATAAAACCTACAGTTACCGATGCCATGGGCTGGGACAAGACCTGGAAACTTCTTTTCAGAAGCTCCTTCCTTCAGGTTCACAGAAATACCTTGACTATGTGCAGCAGGGGCACAGTCTCCTGATTTTTGTAAAGTCCTGGACCCCAGATGTTTCCAGCCTCCCCCTACGGATTTGCAGCTTGCGTTCCAATCTGTACCAGAGAGCTGTGACTTCCACTGTCAACCTGAGTGCCAGCAGTGCCTTGGAGCTTCTCAGAGAGAAGCAGTCCAGAGCCCAGAGAGGAAGATCTAGGGTGAAGGAGTGGAGTTCTCAGAAAGTTCCTGATGGATACATTCAGGAAGAGGAAGATATGAGGATGTTTGCCTCAGAACTGTTTCAAAAGGACAGTCTCCTGTATAAGGAGAAACTCAGTTTTACCGAGTCAACACATGTGGAGTTTAAAAGGTTCACCACCAAAAAGATTGTCCCTCGGATTAAAGAAATGCTGCCTCATTATGTTTCTGCATTTGCCAACACCCTTGGGGGATACCTAATTATTGGGGTAGATGATAAGACCAAAGAAGTGTTTGGctgtaagagagaaagagtgaaccCTGACttactaaaaaaggaaatagaaaactgtGTAGAAAAATTGCCAACCTTCCACTTCTGCTGTGAGAAGCCAAAGGTGCATTTCACTACCAAGATCTTGAACGTGTACCAAAACGATGCCCTGTACGGCTATGTCTGTGTGGTTCACGTGGAGCCCTTCTGCTGCGTGGTGTTCACAGAGTCCCCGGACTCCTGGATCATGAGGGACGATTTTGTCACAAGGCTGACGGCGGAGCGCTGGGTGGCCATGATGCTGGATATTCAGGCAG CACCTTCCAGTCTGGCCACCGACTACAGCTTTCACCTGAGTTCACTAGCTCCATCAGCCCTAGGAAGCCCATCATTTCCCATGAAAGTCCTGGAATTTAAGAGGCCTCTACAACAACGTCTGTTTTCAG TGACACAAGGAGAGATACAATTTAAACCAGAATCCCTCTGTAAGAAGCTCTTCTCGGATCATAAAGGACTCAAGGAATTAATGAAGACACAGATATATCCTTGTTCTCAGGGGATTGTGATATTTTCTAGAAGCTGGGCTAGTGATGTTGGCTTAAGGAAAGAGTGGGCTGTCCTGTGCGATGCTCTCCTAATAGCAGTTAACAGTCCCTTGGTACTCTATACGATCTTAATACAGCCCGGTTGGATTGGATGGCTTGAATATGCCCGAAACACGGCTCATCGGTTAAAGCAGAAACTGGGAACCATTGGTGGTTACACAGGGAAAGTGTGTGTTATCCCAAAGCTCATGCACCTGTCCAGCACACAATGCAGCCCCGAAGAAATCCCTGTTCACTATCCCCAGTCCTACAGGCTTGCTGCCAAGGATGAAATGGAAGACTTGTTGCAAGCCCTTATTGTAGTGTCGCTGTGTTCCAGATCTCTTCTGAGTGACCAGCTGGGCTGTGAATTTTTCAACTTGCTCATAGAGGAGCAATGTGGGTTGCTTTCAGAAAGCCTTCAGGAGACACGAGAATTGTTTATCCACTGCTTTCCAGGAACCAGGAAGACAGCCCTAGCCATAAAGATCGTGGAGAAAATTAAGGATTTGTTCCACTGCAAACCAAAAGAGATCCTTTATGTTTGTGAAAGTGACTCCTTAAAGGATTATGTGAC CCAACAAACCACGTGCCTAGTTGTGACTCGGAAAACCTTCTTACAAGGGGAGTTCCTAAAGGTTAAGCATATAGTGATGGATGAGACTGAGAATTTCTGCAGTAAATATGGAGACTGGTACTTGAAAGCCAGGAGCATCACCCATCCAAAGGTGAGGGGAGCTGGAAGTGAAAACCTTCATCACGGGATTCTCTGGATTTTTCTGGACCCTTTCCAAGTCCATCATGCAGATATTAATGGCCTGCCCCCTCCATCTGCTCAGTTTCCTCGAAAAACGATCTCCAATGGGATTCACTGTGCTCTGGAAATAGCAATGgtcatgaaagaagaaatgaaaaggatcaGAGCAAATCTGCCCTCTGGGGTGTCCCCAGACACACTGTCATTGTTCAGGGAAACTGCCTACGAGGAAGCAGTTTGTGCCCAGGGTCTGCCTGGAGTGTATGACTCAGAGATGGGCCTCACTATGGAACAAATTGTGAAACATGTGGCAGAAAGGTGTCACAACCTGTTCCAATGTGGCTACCTGCCCAAAGATATAGCAATTCTGTGCAGtaaaggggaggacagaggacgCTATGAGCCTGCACTGCTGAAAGCAATGGAATTACTTGAATCCCATGGAGCAACGAAGGTTGTGTTCAGTCAGGCCTCCGGTGTTTGGGGCAGTCACATTATCTTAGACAGTATTCAACAGTTTTCAGGACTGGAGAGAAAAATTGTGTTTGGGCTGAGTCCAGAATGTGCCCTGTCAGAAGAAGCTCATAAGCTCCGTTTTGCCTCACGAGCCATTAAACACCTCTACCTGCTTTATGAAAAGAGGGCAgctttctga